Proteins co-encoded in one Neovison vison isolate M4711 chromosome 9, ASM_NN_V1, whole genome shotgun sequence genomic window:
- the ZBTB43 gene encoding zinc finger and BTB domain-containing protein 43, which yields MEPGTNSFRVEFPDFSSTILQKLNQQRQQGQLCDVSIVVQGHIFRAHKAVLAASSPYFCDQVLLKNSRRIVLPDVMNPRVFENILLSSYTGRLVMPAPEIVSYLTAASFLQMWHVVDKCTEVLEGNPTVLCQKLNHGSDHQSPSSSSYNGLVESFELGSGGHADFPKAQELRDGENEEESTKDELSSQLTEQEYLPSNSSTEHDRLSTEMASQDGEEGASDSAEFHYTRPMYSKPSIMAHKRWIHVKPERFEQACEGMDVHATYDEHQVTESINTMQTEHSVQPSGVEEDFHIGEKKVEAEFDEQADESNYDEQVDFYGSSMEEFSGERSDGNLIGHRQEAALASGYSENIEMVTGIKEEASHLGFSATDKLYPCQCGKSFTHKSQRDRHMSMHLGLRPYGCGVCGKKFKMKHHLVGHMKIHTGIKPYECNICAKRFMWRDSFHRHVTSCTKSYEAAKAEQNTTEAN from the coding sequence ATGGAGCCTGGAACAAACTCTTTTCGAGTAGAATTTCCTGATTTTTCCAGCACAATTCTGCAGAAACTGAACCAGCAGCGCCAGCAAGGACAATTATGTGATGTTTCCATTGTTGTCCAAGGCCACATTTTCCGGGCACATAAAGCTGTTCTTGCTGCCAGTTCACCCTACTTTTGTGACCAGGTACTCCTGAAAAACAGCAGGAGAATTGTTTTACCTGATGTGATGAACCCAAGAGTATTTGAGAACATTCTCTTATCTAGTTATACGGGACGTCTAGTCATGCCTGCTCCAGAAATTGTTAGTTACTTAACAGCAGCAAGCTTCCTCCAAATGTGGCATGTGGTAGACAAATGCACTGAGGTTTTAGAGGGAAACCCTACAGTCCTTTGTCAGAAGCTGAATCATGGCAGTGACCACCAGTCTCCAAGTAGTAGTAGTTATAATGGCCTGGTAGAGAGCTTTGAGCTGGGCTCTGGGGGCCATGCTGATTTCCCCAAAGCCCAGGAACTGAGGGATGGAGAGAATGAAGAGGAGAGCACCAAAGACGAGCTGTCATCTCAGCTCACTGAGCAGGAATACCTTCCCAGCAATTCGTCCACAGAGCATGACCGGCTGAGCACAGAAATGGCGAGccaggatggggaggagggggccagCGACAGTGCCGAGTTCCACTACACCCGGCCCATGTACAGCAAGCCCAGCATAATGGCTCACAAACGCTGGATCCACGTGAAGCCTGAGCGCTTTGAACAGGCATGCGAGGGCATGGATGTGCACGCAACCTACGACGAGCACCAGGTCACCGAGTCCATCAATACCATGCAGACGGAGCACTCGGTCCAGCCTTCGGGAGTAGAGGAGGACTTTCACATCGGGGAGAAAAAAGTGGAAGCGGAGTTTGACGAACAGGCTGATGAAAGCAATTATGACGAGCAGGTGGATTTCTATGGCTCCTCCATGGAAGAGTTTTCCGGAGAGAGGTCAGATGGGAATCTCATTGGGCACAGACAGGAGGCTGCCCTAGCGTCAGGCTACAGTGAGAATATCGAAATGGTAACAGGGATTAAAGAAGAAGCTTCCCATTTAGGATTCTCAGCCACCGACAAGCTGTATCCTTGTCAGTGTGGGAAAAGTTTCACTCACAAGAGTCAGAGAGATCGACACATGAGCATGCACCTCGGTCTTCGGCCTTATGGCTGTGGTGTCTGTGGtaagaaattcaaaatgaagCATCATCTCGTGGGCCACATGAAAATTCATACAGGCATCAAGCCGTATGAGTGTAATATCTGTGCAAAGAGATTTATGTGGAGGGACAGTTTCCACAGGCATGTGACTTCTTGTACCAAGTCCTACGAAGCTGCAAAGGCTGAGCAGAATACGACTGAGGCTAACTAA